The Malus domestica chromosome 10, GDT2T_hap1 nucleotide sequence CATTTGTATGTGGAACCTTAGCAGCTCGTTTCCTCTCCACTGCTTCAACATTTCAGGTGTTCATTCCCAACCTGGACCAATAAGTCCTACTATACCTATTAATCTTTGTCATAATTCAAATAATTCTAATTCTTGTTTATAATATGGCTTAGGTTGCTGCCTTTGCATCAATGCTTTCAACTATCTACATGAGAATTTTTCTCAAGGAGAGCTTGCCGGGCGATGATAGTACTTTGAGGCAGCCTATCTTGAAAGGAGGAGTACCAGAAGTTGTTGATGAAGGTGATGTCTACTCGCCGAAAACAATACAAGTATTTAAGAAAATTCCATCTCCAGGAGATTTGATTTCCCTACTAAGGAGTAGGTAAGAGTTTTGTTAAATTTGTGTCAAATATCATCACATGTGGTAAAATCCCTTATCTTACTAAGATAACTTGTAAAACCCTGTATGTTGCAGTAAGATTCTGTCACAAGCAGCAGTTGTTTCCTTCTTTCATAGCCTGGCAGAGGGTGGCATGCAAGCTTCATTAATGGTACAATTTTTATTTACCCTAATTTCCAACTTCCATGGTCTTTTTAGTTGCTCGAAACCCAAATTTTTAGCTCAGTTTTTACCGTGCAGTATTTCTTAAAGGCTCGTTTCCACTTCAACAAGAATCAGTTTGCTGATCTAATGCTGATTGTTGGGATATCAGGGACCATATCACAGGCTAGCAATACCCAACCTTCTGCTgctacattatatatatatatagacacacacacacacacacatatgtacatatatatttatatacctctTATAAATAGATTCCTTAATTTGCTGTTTGTGACTTCTGCAGCTGCTTTTCATGCCTATGTTGGCAACTGCTATAGGAGAGGAAAAGTTGCTTGCAATTGGGCTCATAATGGGCAGTATGAATGTATGTGCCTTTGCTTCAACTCTTCCTTACGATCCTCTAATTGAATGTGTCGCTGCCAAGTGTTAACTCATGATTTTAAGATCGTAACATAGGATTTTACTAAGGTCAGTCTCATGCATGAGCATGCGACTTATGAGCATAGGTCGGATGTGGTCCAATAGTGATCTATGGTTAGAAATTACCAATGTGCACATGTGATTTATGACCAAATGTCGATTCCACAGTGACCTATAGTCAGAAATCACACATGCGCACGTGAACTACAGATAGCCTATAGCATAGCTCTCACTATATATTGATTCAAAACCTATAATAGCATAGCTCTCACTGTATATCGAATCATTGATTCAAAAACATTTCTGACTCTTAGATCTGGCCTTGTGCAGATGTTTCTTAACAGCATATCATGGGCAGTTTGGGTAAATCATCCATTGCTGAACTTGCAAACTTCCTTCAGTACATGTTTCTTCACATAGTTacgtttcttttgttttataaaGTCGTTGAAAGAGACGTTCAAATGTTGCAGGTTCCTTATGCTGCGACTCTGTTTtctgtttttggatttttagtGCAGCCAAGTGTATGTTTTTGCTTTAATCTTGGTAAAAACTATTTTTCTCTATCTTAGTTGAAGAACTATGACGGACTGACGGTGAAAATTTTCTGACTCACAGATACGCAGCATCGCATCAAAACAAGTTGGACCCAATGATCAGGTAATTTTACCAAGGACTTTAGTAGACTTAGGGCATGTAAGAAGCACTTTCCTCGTAAGCTCATTACGTtggaatttttattaaaaacctAAATGCTTTCTGAAAAAGCACTTGGAAATGCTTCTTCAAAACatcgcaatttttttttcttttttatcaaaTATTTCAGAGGCGCTCATGTTCATACATGTTATAATCGACTTATTTAAAAAGCAAAATTCATGTTCAGGGAAAGGCTCAAGGGTGCATTTCCGGCATAAGCTCCTTTGCCAACATTGTTTCTCCATTAATTTTCAGTCCTCTAACAGGTATTTGTGGAATTtgtcatttattattttttatttgtgattTTTGGGTAGATAAATCCTGTAATCCAAAATTTGACCAATTTGTCCtattaaatatacatatatatccaGCTTTATTCCTGTCTGAAGAAGCACCATTTTATTTCCCTGGCTTCAGTATTCTGTGCATTGGCCTTGCAACGGTAAGAATAATTCCCATGCATTTTCTTGACAAGTAGAATTTTtcatttcatatttttatttaattaattaatttatttgtgcAGATTATTGCCTTCGTTCAGAGCCTAATGATAAGGGCTTCTCCTCACAAAACCAGCACCAACATCTGCGTGGAATCTCCCTAGTCAGAATTCAAATTATACAGAATTCTGACTTACAGCTTTCATCTTATGGAGCCCTTTAATTCATACAGGATAAAGCTTTTGCCTGCCAGAATCTCAAAAGCTAATGGGTGGCCGGAACCCGCAGCGTCCGCCATGATCGGCCGTAGTTAAAATCAGCCAGGTTACACGGTAAATGAGATGAtgcaaacatatatataggtaAAGTCAGTAAAAATCAGTTTGTACCCTGTAAAATCAGCGTTCTtctatatttctttcttttgtgtATCGGTATTTATAACGTTACAAGATTATTATATACAAAAATTTCAGTTGTCCATTTTCTGCATGTCTATATTATATCATACGACAAAAGTTTTGATCAGATTAATCTTCCAAGAATGTAAATTCAGGAAATGATCTCTGTGCAAGATTAAACAGGCTTACAGGTAAAACTATTGTTATCCGCCACCAGAAAACTCGCCCTAATCTGATTTCCGAAAGCAAGTATACGAACAAAGAAAAATTCTAGCTGGCAAAACTCTTTTGACAGTATATAATAGATTCGCCTCTATAGAACGAATTTCTATCAACCGTGGATGGAACTCTGTGCGGGAAGGGATTCAGTGATACAGATTACTGGGTGGCCTTTGTGCGGAGGCCTGGAGAGCGGTGATTCAACTCCCAGATGCAGGAAAATGAAGTGGGTTTGGGTGTTGAGGTTGCGCGAAGGATTGACCGGGCAACAATTGAGTGACATCATCTTGCAAAGTTGGTCAAGATGGTGATGGAAAAAGAGCAAAGTAAAGAGAGGAGGAGAAAAGCCTGCTCAGTTAAAGAGGATGGAAGATCTCAACCAAGAAAAAGTTTGTCCATTCGAAGAAGTAGATATCGGAATGAAATCATTCAGATAGAAGGCAAGGAAACAAtgcaataaaaatagaaaataactgAACACTAAACACCTAAGTTTAAAGACAGCACCCACAAGGGATTGCTCACGTTTAAATATAGAGTAAActgccgatttgccccctgaactatcacccaactttcgatttgccccctgaactttttgattggaaaattaaggacttaaactaatttttttggccgatttccCCCCTACCATTAGTTTTTCAtagatttcatccaaattaacgttaactcttATCGTGTGCAAACCACGTAACTCTCATTTGTGGACACAAGCGTCATTTCACTAGACATTCAGACAAAAAAGctatagaatcacacatatttgcataggtttatattttagaaatctaaggttttcaattattttaaagaatgaagcGACCGAACTACCTACACATGTTGTGCATATGCTtccatttaacagaaatttggatggaatgaatgaaaaattaacagcagggggcaaatcggccaaaaaaattagtttaagtccttaattttccaattaaaaagttcagggggcaaatcgaaagttgggtgatagttcagggggcaaatcgacagtttactcttTAAATATATAGCGCAACAATTTGCAGCAGACAATCACACAACAGTATACTAAAAAGGATAAATCATTCCACAGTTTAAGAAGTCATTGAAAATTCAGGCATTGCATTCAGATTTGCACATTGTTCGACAATACTATACATAAGCTCCAAATAAGAGTCATCTTAATAAGCGTTTCTGCCGTTCAAACATCTCTTACTAAGCCGTAAATAATCTAGAGAATACAATGCTGAATTTTAGAAATGTGACCTCAAGGATAAACCTAGACAGTGACATATACATGTGAAGACTAAGCAATGGTTCCAACATAATATCACAGTATATACATACTCCTGAAGCAGTCGATCCACTCATTGGATGGGAAATATGTCATCATTAGCATCATCATCATCCATCTCCAGATACTTGAAGTTAACAGATTCCCATCCGTTACCTTTGTAATTAAAACCTGGACTCACATAGCACTTCATCTCATGAAACAGGTTCAAATTATCCACGAGCTTatgaaatgcattgcatccgCAACACTGCAGAACCAggagaaaacaaaacataacagtTAGGTTCTTATCAACCATATCTTTTCCTTTAGCCCAGTACACTCATAATACTCGATTAAATGCTCAATTCAACCacaatataatttattatcGAAAACTCTTGAATTACTTGTCCAAAGTCACCACCAAAAGATGCTCTGTAACGTATCATGTAGTTTTACCCCAAATTTGATACTCACCTCCCCCAATTGCATTGTTTAATGTTCTTAACCAAATCAAATTTTTCACCTTTACCTACCTAACCTTTCCCCATTTGAAATCATATAGAATACACAAAAATTAGGACTTAGAAAATAGTCCGTCAATATGTAGCACCATGATTAAAGCCTAATTTACTACCTGCACAAA carries:
- the LOC103412036 gene encoding uncharacterized protein — encoded protein: MEMEGIGGLRHLFMTVFLHGFASFMVIPAIIDITMLALCPGRDECSLAIYLSGFQQAMIGLGTVVMTPLIGNLSDVYGRKSLLTIPMTLSIVPLAILAYSRKTSFFYAYYVLRTVTALVGEGSINCLTLAYVADNVSERERISAFGILAGFTSAAFVCGTLAARFLSTASTFQVAAFASMLSTIYMRIFLKESLPGDDSTLRQPILKGGVPEVVDEGDVYSPKTIQVFKKIPSPGDLISLLRSSKILSQAAVVSFFHSLAEGGMQASLMYFLKARFHFNKNQFADLMLIVGISGTISQLLFMPMLATAIGEEKLLAIGLIMGSMNMFLNSISWAVWVPYAATLFSVFGFLVQPSIRSIASKQVGPNDQGKAQGCISGISSFANIVSPLIFSPLTALFLSEEAPFYFPGFSILCIGLATIIAFVQSLMIRASPHKTSTNICVESP